The proteins below come from a single Miscanthus floridulus cultivar M001 chromosome 1, ASM1932011v1, whole genome shotgun sequence genomic window:
- the LOC136502717 gene encoding protein CHAPERONE-LIKE PROTEIN OF POR1, chloroplastic-like, with product MLGHGLATDPSRTLRCLVTSRVSSAPLGLVSSLSFNRGCKEKNKIFINVDRYTKYSTSFCYAPRNSRITPLATASFGDMADSSTPVFPRIHVKDPYQRLGISREASEEEIRAARNYLISKYAGHKPSVDAIESAHDRIIMRSFFDRKKPKMNLKKKFRELSQSRAVKAIQGRFQTPRSKVIWQTAIAFVLLGVLTLAFPTEEGPTLQVAISCAANIYFIYQRVKSGWQAFFYGFGSFFASWFLGTFLMVSVIPPILPGPRNLEVSTACVTYVLLFISSTFLK from the exons ATGTTGGGTCATGGTCTAGCAACCGATCCCTCAAGAACCTTAAGATGTCTAGTTACTTCAAGGGTATCAAGTGCACCCTTGGGGCTTGTTTCTTCGTTGAGTTTCAACAGGGGATGCAAGGAAAAGAACAAAATCTTCATCAATGTGGATAG ATACACGAAGTACAGTACTTCTTTCTGTTATGCACCAAGAAATTCCAGAATCACACCACTGGCAACTGCATCGTTTGGGGATATGGCTGATTCTTCAACTC CTGTCTTTCCCAGAATCCATGTAAAGGATCCATATCAGCGTCTTGGAATCAGCAGGGAAGCATCGGAAGAAGAAATTCGAGCTGCTAGGAACTATCTGATAAGCAAGTATGCAGGCCACAAGCCAAGTGTTGATGCAATTGAGTCTGCCCATGACAGGATTATCATGCGGAGTTTCTTTGATAGGAAAAAACCAAAAATGAATCTCAAGAAAAAATTTAGGGAACTTAGTCAGTCACGTGCAGTGAAGGCTATTCAAGGCAGATTTCAAACACCACGTAGCAAAGTCATTTGGCAGACAGCTATTGCTTTTGTCTTGCTTGGAGTGCTTACCCTTGCTTTCCCTACTGAAGAAGGGCCAACCCTCCAGGTGGCCATCTCTTGTGCAGCAAATATCTATTTCATTTATCAGAGGGTCAAAAGTGGATGGCAAGCATTCTTTTATGG GTTTGGTTCTTTCTTTGCTTCCTGGTTCCTTGGCACCTTCTTGATGGTATCTGTAATTCCTCCTATACTCCCCGGTCCAAGAAACTTGGAAGTGAGCACCGCGTGTGTtacttatgtgctccttttcatATCGTCGACCTTCTTGAAGTAA
- the LOC136548502 gene encoding beta-galactosidase 6-like, with protein sequence MAATARLLPAFAAAAAALLLLLCLAGGARATNVTYDHRALVIDGVRRVLVSGSIHYPRSTPDMWPGIIQKAKDGGLDVIETYVFWDIHEPVRGQYDFEGRKDLAAFVKTVADAGLYVHLRIGPYVCAEWNYGGFPLWLHFIPGIKFRTDNEPFKTEMQRFTAKVVDTMKGAGLYASQGGPIILSQIENEYGNIDSAYGAPGKAYMRWAAGMAVSLDTGVPWVMCQQTDAPDPLINTCNGFYCDQFTPNSAAKPKMWTENWSGWFLSFGGAVPYRPVEDLAFAVARFYQRGGTFQNYYMYHGGTNLDRSSGGPFIATSYDYDAPIDEYGLVREPKWGHLRDVHKAIKLCEPALIATDPSYTSLGPNAEAAVYKTGSVCAAFLANIDGQSDKTVTFNGRMYRLPAWSVSILPDCKNVVLNTAQINSQVTSSEMRYLESSNVASDGSFITPELAVSGWSYAIEPVGITKDNALTKAGLMEQINTTADASDFLWYSTSITVKGDEPYLNGSQSNLVVNSLGHVLQVYINGKIAGSAQGSASSSLISWQKPIELVPGKNKIDLLSATVGLSNYGAFFDLVGAGITGPVKLSGTNGALDLSSAEWTYQIGLRGEDLHLYDPSETSPEWVSANAYPINQPLIWYKTKFTPPAGDDPVAIDFTGMGKGEAWVNGQSIGRYWPTNLAPQSGCVNSCNYRGSYNSNKCLKKCGQPSQTLYHVPRSFLQPGSNDLVLFEQFGGDPSKISFVIRQTGSVCAQVSEAHPAQIDSWNSSQQTMQRYGPALRLECPKDGQVISSIKFASFGTPSGTCGSYSQGECSSTQALSVVQEACIGVSSCSVPVSSTYFGNPCTGVTKSLAVEAACS encoded by the exons atggcggccaccgcgcGGCTTCTTCCTgccttcgccgccgccgcggcggcgctgTTGCTGCTGCTCTGCCTCGCGGGCGGCGCGCGGGCGACCAACGTGACGTACGACCACCGCGCGCTGGTCATCGACGGCGTGCGGCGCgtgcttgtctccggctccatCCACTATCCACGGAGCACACCCGAC ATGTGGCCGGGGATCATCCAGAAGGCCAAGGACGGCGGCCTGGACGTCATCGAGACTTACGTCTTCTGGGACATCCACGAGCCCGTCCGGGGACAG TACGACTTCGAGGGCCGCAAGGACCTGGCCGCGTTCGTCAAGACCGTCGCCGACGCCGGCCTCTACGTGCACCTCCGCATCGGGCCCTACGTCTGCGCCGAGTGGAACTACGG AGGCTTCCCGCTGTGGCTGCACTTCATCCCCGGCATCAAGTTCCGCACCGACAACGAGCCTTTCAAGACGGAGATGCAGCGCTTCACCGCCAAGGTGGTGGACACCATGAAGGGGGCGGGGCTCTACGCGTCGCAGGGCGGGCCCATCATCCTGTCCCAG ATCGAGAACGAGTACGGCAACATCGACTCGGCGTACGGGGCGCCCGGGAAGGCGTACATGCGGTGGGCGGCCGGGATGGCCGTCTCGCTCGACACCGGCGTGCCCTGGGTCATGTGCCAGCAGACTGACGCGCCGGACCCCCTC ATCAACACCTGCAACGGCTTCTACTGCGACCAGTTCACGCCCAACTCCGCCGCCAAGCCCAAGATGTGGACCGAGAACTGGAGCGGCTGGTTCCTCTCCTTTGGCGGCGCCGTCCCCTACCGCCCAGTCGAGGACCTGGCCTTCGCCGTCGCCAGGTTCTACCAGCGCGGCGGCACCTTCCAGAACTACTACATG TACCATGGGGGGACCAACCTCGACCGCAGCTCAGGGGGACCCTTCATCGCCACGAGCTACGACTACGATGCCCCCATCGACGAGTATG GACTAGTCAGGGAGCCAAAGTGGGGCCACTTAAGGGATGTGCACAAGGCCATAAAGCTCTGCGAACCAGCGCTCATAGCAACTGATCCATCATACACTTCTCTAGGTCCAAATGCTGAG GCAGCGGTATACAAGACTGGTTCAGTTTGCGCAGCATTCCTTGCCAACATAGATGGTCAATCTGATAAAACCGTCACCTTCAATGGGAGGATGTACAGGCTCCCTGCGTGGTCTGTCAGCATCCTTCCTGACTGCAAGAATGTGGTACTTAACACAGCTCAG ATCAATTCTCAAGTGACGAGTTCAGAAATGAGATACTTGGAATCGAGCAACGTGGCATCAGATGGCTCATTCATCACGCCAGAACTGGCAGTATCTGGCTGGAGCTATGCCATAGAGCCTGTAGGTATCACAAAGGACAATGCACTGACAAAGGCTGGACTGATGGAGCAGATAAACACCACAGCCGATGCCAGTGATTTCCTCTGGTACTCAACAAG CATCACAGTTAAAGGTGATGAACCCTATCTAAATGGCAGCCAGTCCAATCTGGTTGTCAACTCACTTGGACATGTTCTTCAGGTCTACATCAATGGTAAAATTGCAG GAAGTGCACAAGGTAGTGCAAGCAGCTCACTCATCTCATGGCAGAAACCAATTGAACTTGTACCTGGGAAGAACAAAATAGATCTTCTAAGTGCAACAGTTGGGCTGTCG AATTATGGTGCATTCTTCGACCTAGTAGGTGCTGGAATTACTGGGCCAGTAAAGCTGAGTGGAACAAATGGTGCGCTTGATCTGTCTTCTGCAGAATGGACATACCAG ATTGGACTCAGAGGAGAAGATTTGCACCTATATGATCCTTCAGAAACCTCACCAGAATGGGTCTCAGCCAATGCTTATCCAATCAATCAACCACTGATTTGGTACAAG ACCAAGTTCACGCCTCCTGCTGGTGATGATCCTGTTGCAATTGACTTCACGGGAATGGGGAAAGGCGAAGCATGGGTGAACGGACAGAGCATTGGTCGATACTGGCCAACAAATCTGGCTCCACAGAGTGGCTGCGTCAACTCGTGCAACTATAGAGGAAGCTACAATTCAAACAAATGCCTCAAGAAGTGTGGCCAGCCATCACAGACTTT GTACCATGTTCCCCGTTCGTTTCTCCAACCAGGCAGCAATGATCTAGTCCTTTTCGAGCAATTTGGTGGTGACCCAAGCAAGATATCCTTTGTGATAAGGCAGACAGGAAGTGTGTGCGCACAAGTATCAGAGGCACATCCAGCCCAAATTGATAGTTGGAATTCTTCTCAACAGACGATGCAGAGATATGGACCTGCACTTCGCCTGGAATGCCCAAAAGATGGCCAAGTCATCAGCAGCATCAAGTTTGCAAGCTTTGGGACACCGAGCGGCACATGTGGAAGCTACAGCCAAGGCGAATGCAGCAGCACTCAGGCTCTCTCAGTTGTTCAGGAG GCTTGCATCGGAGTGAGCAGCTGCAGCGTGCCAGTGTCATCGACTTACTTTGGAAATCCATGCACAGGGGTCACAAAAAGCCTTGCGGTTGAAGCTGCATGTTCGTGA
- the LOC136502723 gene encoding protein FAR1-RELATED SEQUENCE 6-like — MGAGSKRWATGAQNPSLESDEDEARRVKEELADDLNGYPAEEEEEEVVVEDDEVVIPSDDEEDGGGGDIVFVPNTLEEALVPRVGMVFNSVDEAFALYKAYAYRTGFHAVRRTCHNYEGQRYRSTFTCTYGGKSGTGAAPSDVTGTRYPLRSKRGSAAKEKKSRRGTTEKTGCKAMLIIRDKRVDGRWKVESVELEHNHPCTPDMVRFLKAYREMPESAKKKAKITDEMDEMVEKSLSEIAETRKFPTRPKRGASVGAAVGSQRFSRLESFVQRFGEDDLNSLKKFIEKMQHRKPNFIHSWDLDRESHVKNFFWTDSRAQAQYRYFGDVITLDVMYLQHSRASLPLATLLGVNNHGHLVLLGCGLLSSDSRENYVWLLKRWLSCMNGKSPEAITTGYSDVIAEAVAEVFPNARHRFCFWHILKKLHENVGRTHEKEAISSRFKEAVYDSVTLTDFEKEWGAMVDQYNLKDNEWFSALYSCRKQWAPGYVNHSFWAGTSAIRKAEKTDPYFDSVVSKTTLPVFLEQYETTLKEKLEREAYDDLRSYYSRLTLLSGLPFEEQLVELYTVTMFQMFQDEIKQLMHVICKEVDKSGNSITYMVAELIQGKKVDYTVVYDNSDKDVWCICRSFPSRGILCSHALAVLKQENVLMLPSKYILNRWRKDFRILNSSANANFMESDRNLGIYDDLYFRGHEYFEDVIDIGAREPELKEFVLSAMKEAKDRLIRPDHSQQVDQRVDVNMNVTGQVSADTRVDMNMASHTSALIQGDRRVDADIAPNAPALVHGDTMTSNATALIHRDRRVEMKMPMTHLIHGEGRLDMNMASSHLMQRERRVDMNMASPHLIQGDRRVDMNLASPHFIHSDRRVDMNLASPHLIHGDRRVDMNMASPHLMQGDARVDMNMVSTSQNGMHTFDLVNINLESGSLPMAATDFMQMHPHPAVYHPKQLLDMRDQVMDANKRPNMETNTYFIGGGMHVG; from the coding sequence ATGGGGGCGGGTTCGAAGAGGTGGGCCACCGGGGCTCAAAACCCTAGCCTCGagtccgacgaggacgaggcgcgGCGGGTCAAGGAGGAGCTTGCCGACGACCTCAACGGATACcctgcggaggaggaggaggaggaggttgtCGTGGAGGACGATGAGGTGGTCATcccctccgacgacgaggaggacgGTGGCGGCGGGGACATCGTCTTCGTCCCCAACACGCTGGAGGAGGCCCTCGTGCCGCGGGTGGGCATGGTGTTCAATTCTGTGGACGAGGCCTTCGCGCTATACAAGGCCTACGCCTACCGCACGGGGTTCCATGCCGTCCGCCGCACTTGCCACAACTACGAAGGGCAACGCTACCGCTCCACCTTCACCTGCACTTACGGCGGCAAATCTGGGACGGGCGCTGCCCCATCTGACGTCACAGGTACCCGCTACCCACTCCGCAGCAAGCGGGGGTCGGCTGCCAAGGAGAAGAAGTCTCGCCGTGGCACCACCGAGAAGACGGGATGTAAGGCGATGCTGATCATCCGGGACAAGCGGGTGGATGGAAGGTGGAAGGTGGAGTCTGTCGAATTGGAGCATAACCATCCTTGTACTCCAGATATGGTGAGGTTCTTAAAGGCGTACAGGGAGATGCCTGAGTCAGCAAAGAAGAAGGCCAAGATTACCGATGAGATGGATGAGATGGTGGAGAAGTCGCTGAGTGAGATTGCTGAGACAAGGAAGTTCCCGACACGACCCAAGAGGGGTGCTAGCGTTGGGGCTGCTGTTGGTAGCCAGAGGTTTAGTAGGCTCGAGAGTTTTGTGCAGCGTTTTGGGGAGGATGACCTCAATTCACTCAAGAAGTTCATTGAGAAGATGCAACACAGGAAACCAAACTTTATCCACAGCTGGGATCTTGATCGGGAAAGTCATGTGAAGAATTTCTTTTGGACTGATTCTAGGGCCCAGGCGCAATACCGCTACTTTGGCGATGTCATTACACTTGACGTGATGTATTTACAGCACTCACGCGCCAGCCTCCCATTAGCCACACTCCTTGGGGTGAACAACCATGGCCACCTTGTGCTTCTTGGCTGTGGTCTCCTGTCCAGCGACAGCAGGGAGAACTATGTTTGGTTGTTGAAGAGGTGGTTGAGCTGTATGAATGGCAAATCGCCAGAAGCGATCACAACCGGCTATTCAGATGTCATCGCAGAGGCCGTGGCTGAGGTGTTTCCAAATGCAAGGCACCGCTTCTGCTTTTGGCATATCTTGAAGAAGCTACATGAAAACGTGGGACGCACACATGAGAAAGAGGCAATTTCCTCAAGGTTCAAGGAGGCTGTATATGATAGCGTCACTCTTACCGACTTTGAAAAAGAGTGGGGAGCAATGGTCGACCAGTATAATCTCAAAGACAACGAGTGGTTCTCTGCTTTGTACAGCTGTCGGAAGCAGTGGGCACCTGGGTATGTCAATCATTCATTCTGGGCTGGCACCTCTGCTATCAGGAAGGCTGAAAAAACTGATCCATACTTTGATAGTGTTGTGAGTAAAACCACCCTTCCAGTTTTCCTTGAGCAATACGAGACTACTCTGAAAGAGAAGTTGGAAAGGGAAGCATATGATGATTTGCGCTCATACTATTCTAGACTCACTTTGTTGTCGGGATTGCCCTTTGAGGAGCAACTTGTGGAGCTCTACACAGTAaccatgtttcaaatgttccaaGATGAGATTAAGcaattgatgcatgttatttGTAAAGAGGTAGACAAAAGTGGGAACTCAATTACTTACATGGTCGCTGAGTTAATACAGGGAAAGAAGGTTGACTATACAGTTGTTTACGACAATTCTGACAAGGATGTTTGGTGCATTTGTCGCTCCTTTCCCTCGAGGGGTATTCTTTGCAGCCATGCTCTGGCTGTTCTGAAGCAAGAGAATGTACTGATgctgccatcaaagtacatcctGAACCGCTGGAGGAAGGATTTTAGGATACTTAATTCATCTGCAAATGCTAATTTTATGGAATCAGATAGGAATCTGGGTATTTATGATGACCTCTATTTTCGTGGCCATGAGTATTTTGAAGATGTCATTGACATTGGAGCAAGAGAACCTGAGCTGAAGGAGTTTGTGTTGTCAGCCATGAAGGAAGCAAAGGACAGACTGATTAGGCCTGATCACAGCCAGCAAGTTGATCAACGGGTTGATGTAAATATGAATGTGACTGGTCAGGTGTCTGCAGATACAAGAGTTGATATGAACATGGCATCACACACCTCAGCTCTGATTCAGGGGGATAGAAGGGTTGATGCGGATATAGCACCAAATGCGCCAGCCTTAGTCCATGGTGATACCATGACATCAAATGCCACTGCCCTGATTCATAGGGACAGACGAGTAGAGATGAAAATGCCAATGACTCACCTTATTCATGGAGAGGGAAGACTTGACATGAACATGGCATCTTCTCACTTGATGCAGAGGGAAAGGAGAGTAGACATGAACATGGCGTCACCTCACCTGATACAGGGGGACAGAAGAGTTGATATGAACTTGGCATCACCCCATTTTATACACAGTGACAGAAGAGTTGATATGAACCTGGCATCTCCGCATTTGATACATGGGGACAGAAGGGTTGATATGAACATGGCATCCCCTCACCTGATGCAGGGCGACGCCAGAGTGGATATGAATATGGTATCAACTTCTCAGAATGGGATGCACACTTTTGATTTGGTGAATATAAACCTGGAGAGTGGCTCTTTGCCGATGGCCGCAACAGATTTTATGCAAATGCACCCACACCCAGCAGTTTACCATCCCAAACAACTTCTTGATATGAGAGATCAGGTGATGGATGCAAATAAGAGACCAAATATGGAAACTAACACTTATTTTATAGGAGGTGGTATGCATGTGGGGTAG